A genomic segment from Corylus avellana chromosome ca5, CavTom2PMs-1.0 encodes:
- the LOC132181815 gene encoding V-type proton ATPase subunit D-like, which produces MSGQNQRLNVVPTVTVLGVIKARLVGATRGHALLKKKSDALTVQFRQILKKIVSTKESMGEIMKTSSFALTEAKYVAGENIKHIVLENVQNASLKVRSKQENIAGVKLPKFEYFTDGETKNDLTGLARGGQQVQLCRAAYVKAIEVLVELASLQTSFLTLDEAIKTTNRRVNALENVVKPRLENTINYIKAELDELEREDFFRLKKIQGYKKREIERQLAAAKQFAEEQFAEKVSLQKGISINSAHNLLSAGGEKDEDIIF; this is translated from the coding sequence ATGTCTGGCCAAAACCAGCGTTTGAATGTAGTTCCCACTGTGACAGTGCTTGGGGTCATTAAAGCTCGCCTTGTTGGTGCTACTAGAGGTCATGCTCTTCTCAAGAAGAAGAGTGATGCTTTAACTGTGCAGTTCCGTCAGATTCTTAAAAAGATTGTCTCCACAAAAGAATCAATGGGAGAGATCATGAAGACCTCTTCATTTGCCTTAACTGAAGCCAAGTATGTTGCTGGAGAGAACATCAAGCACATCGTCCTTGAGAATGTCCAAAATGCATCTCTTAAAGTTCGATCAAAGCAAGAAAATATTGCTGGTGTGAAGCTCCCCAAGTTTGAGTATTTTACTGATGGTGAGACTAAGAATGATCTTACTGGATTGGCTAGAGGTGGACAACAAGTTCAACTCTGTCGTGCGGCTTATGTGAAAGCAATCGAGGTCCTTGTTGAGCTTGCTTCACTTCAGACATCATTCCTGACTCTTGATGAGGCAATCAAGACCACTAATCGTAGGGTTAATGCGCTAGAGAATGTTGTGAAGCCGAGGTTGGAGAACACTATAAATTACATTAAGGCGGAGTTGGATGAGCTGGAAAGGGAGGATTTCTTCAGGTTAAAGAAGATACAGGGTTATAAGAAGAGGGAAATTGAGAGGCAGCTTGCAGCTGCCAAGCAGTTTGCTGAGGAGCAGTTTGCGGAGAAGGTATCTTTGCAGAAAGGGATTTCAATAAATTCAGCTCACAACTTATTATCTGCAGGTGGAGAGAAGGATGAGGATATCATTTTCTGA